From the genome of Deinococcus malanensis:
GGCGGTGGCAGAAGGGTCGATGACTCTGTCGGAGGCTGCCGCGGCGGTGCTCGGCGCGTCGCGGCAATACGCCAGGCGCCAATTGACCTTCATGCGAACACAGCTGGGCGCGATTATTCAGACCGTAGATGGCGCCCAGGCCGAGCTGTCGCACCATCTGGTGATCCGTTGACCCGGTTAGGACCCAAGAAAGCATAAAGACCGGAGCTGCCGCCTTCGCCACCTAGAATTAAGGGGTAGACGACGTTCTTTTCCGCCCGGGTTCCGGCAGGGTCCGTCACAGGGCATGTTGCCCGCGGGCCGGACCCCTTTTCTTCCACATCTCAGGGAGCAGGCATGAAACCACGTGTTCTGGGCATGATTCTCGCTGGTGGCCAAGGCTCGCGCCTCGCACCGCTGACACAGAAGCGCAGCAAGCCTGCAGTTCCGTTTGGCAGCAAATACCGCATCATCGATTTCGCCATCAACAACTTTATGAACAGCGGCGTGTTCTCCATCTACGTGCTGACCCAGTACAAGGCGCAGAGCCTGACTGAGCATATCCAGCGCGGCTGGCGCTTCGGGACCTTTCTCAGCGACTACTTCATCACGCTGGTGCCGGCGCAGATGTACCGCTACGAGGAACTTGGGGCCGTCTGGTACCGCGGCACCGCGGACGCGGTGTACCAGAATATGCACCTGATCGACAACTTCGACGCCGATTACGTGGCCATCTTCAGCGGGGATCACATTTACAAGATGAACGTCGAGCACATGCTCGAGAAGCACATCGACTCGCGCGCTGACGTCACCATCGCGGCGTATCCCATGCCACGCAGCAACGCCCATCAATTCGGGGTGATGCAGGTGGACAAGGGATGGCGCGTCACCGAATTCATGGAAAAGGTGCCGGACCCGCCTGGTCTGCCGGACAACCCGGACCTGTCGCTGACCAGCATGGGCAACTACATCTTTTCCCGGCGCGCGCTCGAGGAACTGCTGCACACCAGCATCAGCGGCCAGGAAGAGGGTTTCGACTTCGGCCACAACGTGATTCCGCGTGCGCTGGCGGACGGGTATCACGTGCAGGCCTATGACTTTCACCGCAACCCCATTCCGGGGCAGTCCAATCCGAACCTGTACTGGCGCGACGTCGGCACGATCGACGCCTACTACGAAGCCAACATGGACCTGATCAGCATCAATCCGGAATTCGACATCTACAACCCCAGCTGGCCTCTGCGCACCAGCAGCGAGTTTTCTCCGCCAGCCAAATTCGTGCATGAAAGCGAGGGCCGCAAGGGTCAGGCCTTCAACTCGGTCATGGCCGGCGGAGTGATTATCAGCGGCGCCACCGTGCGTGACAGCGTGCTGGGGCGGAGTATCAGGGCGCACTCGTACGCCCTGATCGAGAACTGTGTCCTGTTCGATGACGTGGAGGTCGGGCGGCACAGCCACCTGAACCGCGTCATTGTCGATAAGAATGTCAAAATTCCGCCGGGCACCCGGATCGGAGTTGATCACAATGAGGACCGCGAGCGCGGCTTCACCGTGACAGAAAGCGGCGTGGTCGTGGTGCCCAAGAGCTACTCGTTCTGAGCTCCCGGCCTGCCGGTTAGTCGCTCAGCACGGCACGGACCGTCTGAACAATGCGTTCGCCGTAGGCTTCCATCCTCTTGGGTCCCAGACCCGGCAGCCCCCGCAGCTCGTCCAGGCTGCGGGGCTGACGCTGTGCCAGCGTTTCGAGCGTGGCATTAGGAAACACCAGGAAGGCGCTGACGCCGGCTTCGCTGGCCAGTTCCCGCCGTGTCGCCCGGAGCGCCTCCGCCACGGCTTCCACGCGGTCCTGATCCGGGCTGCTGACCGGCCCTCCGAGCGTATGTTCTTCAGCCCCACCGCTCCGGCCAGCCCCCTTCAAAATGTCCAGCACGGCCCGGTTGCCCGCCATCCCCCGGTCCTGGGCCTCGGCCTGAGCGTCCGGGGAGCTATTCAGATCACGCACCACCTGAAGTACCTCGTCGCCGTACTCGGTGAGTTTCCTCTGCCCCACACCGCTTACCGTGCCGAGGGTCGCGTGAGTGCCAGGTCGCAGCTCGGCGATCACCTTCAGCGTGGCGTCGGTGAAAATGACGTAGGGCGGCACCCCCTGTTGCCGTGCCTTGCTCAGTCGCCACTGACGAAGCGCCTCGAACAGCGGCTGGTCCTGTGCTCCTACACCCGCTCGTCCAGGGCGCGCCGAGTCACGCCTGCGCACACGTTCACGCGGCTGGAGGCTGTCTTCCCGCAGGGCAAGCGCCGCTTCTCCTTTCAGGATGGCGCGGGCCTTGCCTGTCGCACTCAGACCGTGGAATTCACCTGATGTAAGGTAGCCCAGGCTGGTGAGCTGTCTCAGCACGCCGCGCCAGTAGCGTTCGTCGTGTTGGCGTCCCACCCCGAAGGTCGGCAGCTGATGGTGGCCCATGGCCAGCACCTTTTCGGTCTCGCGGCCCAGCAGGACATCGGTCAGGTGGGCCGCGCCAAAGCGGTTGCCGGTTCGGATGGCCGCTGACAGCGCCATCTGCGCCTCGCGGGTGGCATCCTGCACGCGCGGCGGGTTCATGCAGACATCGCAGTTTCCACACGGCTCGCGGAGCTGCTCACCAAAGTAGTCCAGCAGGATCTGGCGCCGGCAGCTGGCCGCCTCGCAGTAGGTCAGCAGGGCGTCGAGCTTCCCGGCTTCCACCCGTTTGACCTCATCAGGGGCGTCACTCTGAGCCAGCATTCGGCGCACGTTGACCACGTCCGCAAGCCCGTATACCATCCAGGCAGTGCTGGGGAGGCCATCGCGTCCGGCGCGGCCAGTTTCCTGGTAGTAGCCCTCCATGCTCTTGGGCAGGTCCAGGTGCGCCACGAAGCGCACGTTTGGCTTGTCGATGCCCATTCCGAAGGCCACTGTGGCCACCACGATCAACCCTTCCTCGTTTAGGAACCGTTCCTGGGCGTGATTGCGCTCACGAGGCGAAAGCCCGGCGTGGTAGGCCACCGCATCCAGCCCCTGTGACTGCAACCAGCGCGCCGTTTCCTCCACCGATTTGCGCGAGAGGCAGTACACGATTCCGGCGTCACCAGGGTGCTCGGCGCGGATAAAGTCAAGCAGCTGCGCCTTGGGACCTTCCTTGCCCGCCACCCGGTACTGAATGTTGGGCCGGTCGAACGAACTGACGAACTGCGGCGCCCCATGCAACTCCAGCACGCGCAGCATGTCGGCCCGGGTACGTTCGTCGGCGGTGGCGGTCAGTGCCAGCCGCGGAACGTGCGGGAAACGCCTGGGCAGCACATGCAACTGCCCGTACTCGGGCCGGAAATCATGCCCCCACTGCGAGACACAGTGCGCCTCGTCAATGGCGAACAGTGCCACCTGCGCGCGTTCCAGCAGGTCCAGGGTGCGTGACACCAGCAGCCGCTCCGGGGCCACGTACAGCAGGTCCAGCTCACCGGCCAGCAGAGCCTGCTCGACCTCGCGTACGCCCTCAGGGCTCAGGCTGGAATTCAGGAACGCCGCACGGACGCCCAGTTGACGCAGGGCGTCGACCTGATCCTTCATCAAGGCAATCAGAGGAGAAACGACGACGCCTGTGCCAGGACGCAACAGACTCGGAACCTGATAACACAGACTCTTCCCGCCCCCTGTCGGCATCAGAACCAGCGCGTTGCCGCCCTCGATCACTGTTCGTACGATATCGGCCTGAACCCCCCGGAACGCGCTGTAGCCCCAGACTCGGTTCAACACCGCCAGGGCTTGGGGAAGTGAAGCAGGGGAGACGGCAGTCATCTCACCTAGCATAGCGCGTTACGCCATCAACGTAATCAGGATGTCGTGGCTGGCTCCTGAAGCATCAGCTGCATAAACACCACGTCCAGCCAGCGGTCAAACTTGCGCCCGACCTGCGACAGCTGCCCGGCCACCACAAAGCCGAAACTCTGGTGAAATCGAATGCTCGCGGCATTCTCGGCATCGACCGCGCCTAGCATCACGTGCAGGCCACGTGCCCTGGCCTCGGCAATCAGCGGCGCCATCAGGGCCCTGCCCACACCGCTGCCACGGCCTCCAGCCTGCACATACACGCTGTGCTCCACGGTACCGGCGTACCCGGCCTTGTCCCTGTAGGGCCCGAAGGTGGCCCAGCCCACCACATGGGTTTCCTGCTCGGCCACCAGCACCGGCCAGCCTGTGCCCTGCTTGTGGTCGAACCATGTCAGCCGGGATTCCAGACTGACGGGTACCAGATCATATGAAGCCGTGGTGTTGACGACCGCCTCGTTGTAGATCTCCAGGATGGCGGGCACGTCAGCCCGGTCAGCGCGGCGCACGGTGAGCTCGGCAGTCATGCAGGCAGTAAAGCAGCTTCATGGTCACCTTGGACACCGTTGCCCAAAGGGCCCGATCAAATCTTCAGGTCTTTGCCGCCTGTCCCGAACCGCTCTTCCAGGAAACGCTGGTGAGTCAGAAGGTCCTGACTGCTGGCTTGCAGGGCCCCGCCCAGCAGCTCCTGCACGGCTCGGAGCAGCAGGTCGAGCTGTTCTCTGAGCAGTTCACCGCCGGTTTTCCCATTCTGAAGTGGCGTCACTTCAGCCTGCTCTTGGGGCAGTTTCAGGTAGGCTCGGACGGCGGTCGGGGCATAGTCCTCACGGATGGCGCGAGCCAGATAAGCCCCCTCACTGCTGGTCTGGCCCCCGGACTGCAGGTGCGTCAGGGCCTCCTGCGTCCGTAGGTCCAGTGCCACGAGCCGGGCACGGACATCCCCCGGAAGCCGGTCATCCTGGTGCAGGGCCGCTAAAAGGCTGGCTGGTTCATTGACAGGAACAGGCTTAGCGGTCGACTGCACTGTCTGAGCCTTACGCCTGCTCGTACCTGCCGGCGACGTCTGCGCCGCTGAGGGTGCCACATCTGGAAAATGCCAGACCCGCCCACTGGTGTGCTCTGGCAGTGCTCCTGCAGGCGCCGAAGGCTCACGGTGACGCCGCCGGTTGCCCGCTGACCCCTGGTTCAATAACCAGAACGCCGCCATGACGGCCAGCGGGTACATGATCCACCCGGCGCCTAGCGCGCTGAAGACGAACGCGGCCACCAGCCCGGTGAACAGGGCTGCCCTGCGCCCTTGCCAGTTGCCAAAAGCCTGCGATCCGAAAAAACCCAGGAGCATGCCGGCTGCCGGGTGTACCACCCAGCTTGCTCCCAGCAGTGCTGCCAGGACCACCAGCCCGGAAGCCCGTGCCACAGCTTTTGCCCTGCGACCGCGCGACGAAAACATCACCCCAGGAAAATGAATCATGGCGAAGATGGCCAGAGGCAAGGCCAGCCAGTTCAGGACCTCGGGCATCAGTGTGTCCTCTGAAGGGTCGCACCGTTCATATGTTCAGGGTACGCTGATTGCCCTCGGCAAGTTCCCACCGATATTCAGCAAAGCGCTGGAGGCCGGACATTGTCCGGCCTCCAGTTGCAGCTCCGTTTATTTGCGGAAGCTGGGGTTCAGCACTTTCTTGCGCAGACGGATGCTCTGTGGGGTCAGTTCGACCAGTTCGTCATCTGCGATGTATTCCAGCGCGTCTTCCAGGCTCATGCGCTTGGGCGGAATCAGGGTCAGGGCCTCGTCGGCACCGCTGGAACGAACGTTGGTCAGCTTCTTGTTCTTGCAGACGTTGACGTTCATGTCCTGCTCACGGGCGTTTTCACCCACGATCATTCCCACGTACACGTCCTGGCCGGCATCGATGAAGAAGCTGCCCCGGTCCTGCAGTTTCCAGATGCTGTAGGCGAACGCAACGCCGTCTTCCATGCTGACCAGCGAGCCGTTCTGGCGGGTCTTGAGGTCACCGGCCCAGGGCGCATACCCGTCGAAGATGTGACTCATGATGCCTTCGCCCTGGGTCATGCTCAGGAACTGGGTCCGGAAGCCGAACAGCGCGCGCGACGGAATCTTGAATTCCACGCGGGTGCGGGTGCCCTGGGGCTCCATGTTCACCATCTGGCCCTTGCGGGCGCCCAGAACACCGATGACCGTGCTGGCATGATGCTCCGGCACGTCAATGACGAGGTGCTCGAGCGGCTCGTGCTTCTCGCCGTCGATCTCCCGGATAATCACCTGGGGCGCGCCGACCTGCACTTCATAGCCCTCGCGGCGCATGGTCTCAAGCAGGATCGAGAGGTGCAGTTCCCCGCGTCCGCTGACCTTGAACTCGTCGGGGCGGATTTCCTCGACCTTCAGCGACACGTTGGTCATGACTTCGCGCTTGAGTCGGTCGTTGATGTGTCGTGAGGTGACGTACTTGCCTTCCTTGCCCGCGAACGGCGAGGTGTTGGGCTGGAAGATCATGGAGACAGTCGGCTCGTCCACCGTGATGATGGGCAAGGCCTCGGGATCGGCCAGGTCGGCCACGGTCTCACCGATCTGGGCGTCCTCGATGCCGGCCAGGGCCACGATGTCGCCGGCCCCAACCTGATCGACCTCAATACGGCGCAGGCCCATGTGGGTAAACGGCTGCACCACGCGGGACTTGGTCATGGTGCCGTCCTTGTGCATCAGCTGCACAAATTCGCCCTTCTTGACGGTGCCGCGCTGAACCCGGCCCAGCACGATGCGGCCCAGGTACTCGGAGTAGTCCAGGTTGGTGACCAGCATCTGGAACGGCGCTTCCAGGTCAACGCTGGGAGAAGGAATCTGCTCGAGCACCATCTCGAACAGCTCGTGCATGTCTTCTTGCGGGCTGCTCAGGTCCTTGAACGCCTTGCCTTCACGTGCAATGGCGTACAGGATCGGGAAGTCCAGCTGGTCGTCATTGGCACCCAGTTCAGCCATCAGGTCGAACGTTAAGTTGACGACTTCTTCGGGGCGGGCATCCTGACGGTCAATCTTGTTGATGACCACGATGGGCTTGAGGCCCAGCTCGATGGCCTTGCGCAGCACGAAGCGGGTCTGGGGCATGGGACCCTCGGCCGCGTCCACCAGAACCAGCGCACCGTCCACCATGCCCAGCACACGCTCGACCTCGCCACCGAAGTCGGCGTGGCCGGGCGTGTCCACGATATTGATCTTGACGCCGTTGTATTCCACGGCCGTGTTCTTGGCCAGGATGGTGATGCCACGTTCCTTTTCCAGGTCGTTGCTGTCCATGGCGCGCTCGGCAATTTCCTCGCCGTGGCCGAGCTTGAGGGTCTGCTTGAGCAGTCCGTCCACCAGCGTGGTCTTGCCGTGGTCAACGTGCGCGATAATGGCGATGTTCCGGTATTCCATAACTCTATTCGCTCCTCGTGCCGAGCCTTGAGCAGCCAGCCGTGCGCTGGAATGCCGTCAGCTCTCTTCTCAGGCATAAAAAAGCCCGCCACACGATCGCGGGGCGGGACACCCAAACGTAGATTTTAGCAGATCTCAAGGGCAGACCGGGGATGTCGTCCCTTGCAGAGCGGCGGGCACAGGCAGAACCACTGTTTCAGCTTCATTTCCAGGGCCGTTTATGGGCTGCCACACACGTGCTTAGGAAAAGACTCTGCTACCCTGGAAGCAACCTAACGGGCGTTAGTTTTTTGCAACCAATTACCAAGATGCCGATCCTGCCTGTCTCCCCTGGAGGTGCCCCATGAAGACCAAGAACGAGTGGCTGCAAAGCGTCTACGAGCCTGCCGCGCAGAAATTTCCGGAGCGCAAGTACAACTTCAAGAACCTCTCGGACATGGACCCTGAGCCGATCTACACGGCGGACGACCTGTCCGGTTGGGACGCCGAACGGGACCTGGGCTACCCCGGCGAGTTCCCGTATACCCGTGGTGTGCAGCCCAGCGTGTACCGCGGCAAGCTCTGGACCATGCGCATGTTCGCCGGCTTCGGCAGCGCCGAGCAGACCAACGAGCGCTTTCACTCCCTGCTCAAAGCCGGCCAGACCGGACTGTCCACGGCCTTCGACCTGCCGACCCTGATGGGCTACGACTCGGATCACCCCTTCAGCAAAGGTGAGGTTGGCAAGTGCGGTGTGGCGGTCAGTTCTCTGGCAGACATGGAGATCCTGTTCCAGGGTATCGACCCTGAAGCGGTCACAACCTCCATGACCATCAACTCGCCGGCCAACGCCATCTGGGCCATGTACATCGCCAACGCCCAGAAGCAGGGCAAGGATCTGAGCAAGGTCGGCGGCACCATCCAGAACGACATCCTCAAGGAATTCATTGCCCAGAAGGAGTTCATCTACCCACCCGCTCCCAGCGTCAAACTGGTGATCGATACCTTCGAGTGGGGCCCCAAGGTGGTTCCCCGCTGGAATTTCATTTCAGTCAGCGGGTATCACATCCGTGAGGCCGGCGCGACCGGCGTGCAGGAACTTGCCTTCACCCTGGCCGACGGCTTCCATTACGTCGAGAAGGCCCTGGAACGCGGCCTGAACATCGACGAGTTCGCTCCGCGCATCTCGTTCTTCTGGGACATCCACAACGACTTCTTCGAGGAAATTGCCAAGCTGCGTGCCGCCCGCCGCATCTGGGCGCGTCAGATGCGCGACCGCTACGGCGCCAAGAACCCCAAGAGCTGGATGCTGCGCACGCACTCGCAGACTGCCGGGGTGTCGCTCCCGGCCCAGCAGCCTCTGAACAACATCGCGCGGGTGGCGATTCAGGCCCTCGCGGCGGTGCTGGGCGGCACCCAGAGCCTGCACACCGACGCCTTCGACGAAGCGCTGGCTCTGCCCACCGAGGAAAGCGCCGCCATCGCCCTGCGCACCCAGCAGATCATTGCCTATGAAACCGGCGTGGCTGGCGTGGTCGACCCCCTGGCTGGGAGCTACTACGTCGAGAAGCTCACCAACGACATTGAGGCCGCCGCCATGGGCTACATCGAGCAGATCCGGATGATGGGCGGTGTCGAGGCGGGGATCGACAACGGCTTCTTCCAGCTGGAAATGGCCGAGGCCGCCTATCGCTACCAGCGAGAAGTCGAAACCAAGGACCGTCTGATTGTCGGCGTCAACGAGTTTGTGCAGGATGCTGTGGAAGTTCCGCTGCAGATCATTGACCCGCAGGTCGAGGAACTGCAGGCCCGGCGCCTGGCCCAGGTCCGCCGCGAACGCGACCCGCAGCGTGCCACCGCTGCGATCGAAGCCCTGCGCGATACGGCCGTGACCGGAGCGAACTCCATGCCGGCCTTCCTGGAATGCGCCCATGCCTATGTGACCCTGGGCGAGCAGATGGACGTGCTGAAAACGGTGTACGGGGAGTACACCGAGCCCGTCCTGGTGTAAGCCGTTAACTCAGCGTCCCCGCCAATGGAATGGCGGGGACGCTGCTGTTTGGTCAGTTAAAGCGTTAGTGCCAGCTCGACTGCCTCACGGAGTCCACCCTCATCTACATGACCCACCGTGTGTCGGGCGGCCTGCCGCGCCGGCGCGTCCGCATTTCCCATCGCCACCGGATGGCCCACCACTCTCATGGCTGACACGTCGTTCTCGCCGTCTCCAACCATCATGGCGCGAACCAGGGGAACACCGTACTCGGCTGCAATCCGCCGGATGGCGCTGCCTTTGCTGATGCCGGCGCGCGTCACACTGATAAACATCACGTCAGGCATACCCGGGCTGCCAGCAGGGTGCAGATCAAGTCCCTCATGTGGGTCAGCCACCACCTGCTCTTCCTGTTCCCTCGGCACCACCCACTGGATCCTGACCGGCGTTCCACGCAGCTCTTCCGGGGACTGAGGGTCGTAGGGTACGCCCAGCAGGGCGGCATGCCGACGTGCCAGATCCCCCGGCTGGGTCACGGCCATCTCGGTATCGGAATAAACCTCCAGCAGGCGGCTCTTGGCTCTGGCCCGTTCCAGCAGTACAGGCAGCGCTTCTGGGGGAAACGTTTCTGACATGCTCTCGCCGCTCTTGGCGTGCACCACACTGGCACCGTTCTGAAACACGTGCCAGCCATCGGGGTCCAGCCGCCGTGCATACTCCAGGGCGTGCCCCAAAGCCGGCCGGCCGCTGCACAGGACGATCCTGACGCCGCGTGCCCGGGCGTCTTCCAGGG
Proteins encoded in this window:
- the glgC gene encoding glucose-1-phosphate adenylyltransferase; amino-acid sequence: MKPRVLGMILAGGQGSRLAPLTQKRSKPAVPFGSKYRIIDFAINNFMNSGVFSIYVLTQYKAQSLTEHIQRGWRFGTFLSDYFITLVPAQMYRYEELGAVWYRGTADAVYQNMHLIDNFDADYVAIFSGDHIYKMNVEHMLEKHIDSRADVTIAAYPMPRSNAHQFGVMQVDKGWRVTEFMEKVPDPPGLPDNPDLSLTSMGNYIFSRRALEELLHTSISGQEEGFDFGHNVIPRALADGYHVQAYDFHRNPIPGQSNPNLYWRDVGTIDAYYEANMDLISINPEFDIYNPSWPLRTSSEFSPPAKFVHESEGRKGQAFNSVMAGGVIISGATVRDSVLGRSIRAHSYALIENCVLFDDVEVGRHSHLNRVIVDKNVKIPPGTRIGVDHNEDRERGFTVTESGVVVVPKSYSF
- the recQ gene encoding DNA helicase RecQ; translated protein: MTAVSPASLPQALAVLNRVWGYSAFRGVQADIVRTVIEGGNALVLMPTGGGKSLCYQVPSLLRPGTGVVVSPLIALMKDQVDALRQLGVRAAFLNSSLSPEGVREVEQALLAGELDLLYVAPERLLVSRTLDLLERAQVALFAIDEAHCVSQWGHDFRPEYGQLHVLPRRFPHVPRLALTATADERTRADMLRVLELHGAPQFVSSFDRPNIQYRVAGKEGPKAQLLDFIRAEHPGDAGIVYCLSRKSVEETARWLQSQGLDAVAYHAGLSPRERNHAQERFLNEEGLIVVATVAFGMGIDKPNVRFVAHLDLPKSMEGYYQETGRAGRDGLPSTAWMVYGLADVVNVRRMLAQSDAPDEVKRVEAGKLDALLTYCEAASCRRQILLDYFGEQLREPCGNCDVCMNPPRVQDATREAQMALSAAIRTGNRFGAAHLTDVLLGRETEKVLAMGHHQLPTFGVGRQHDERYWRGVLRQLTSLGYLTSGEFHGLSATGKARAILKGEAALALREDSLQPRERVRRRDSARPGRAGVGAQDQPLFEALRQWRLSKARQQGVPPYVIFTDATLKVIAELRPGTHATLGTVSGVGQRKLTEYGDEVLQVVRDLNSSPDAQAEAQDRGMAGNRAVLDILKGAGRSGGAEEHTLGGPVSSPDQDRVEAVAEALRATRRELASEAGVSAFLVFPNATLETLAQRQPRSLDELRGLPGLGPKRMEAYGERIVQTVRAVLSD
- a CDS encoding GNAT family N-acetyltransferase, producing the protein MTAELTVRRADRADVPAILEIYNEAVVNTTASYDLVPVSLESRLTWFDHKQGTGWPVLVAEQETHVVGWATFGPYRDKAGYAGTVEHSVYVQAGGRGSGVGRALMAPLIAEARARGLHVMLGAVDAENAASIRFHQSFGFVVAGQLSQVGRKFDRWLDVVFMQLMLQEPATTS
- the typA gene encoding translational GTPase TypA; its protein translation is MEYRNIAIIAHVDHGKTTLVDGLLKQTLKLGHGEEIAERAMDSNDLEKERGITILAKNTAVEYNGVKINIVDTPGHADFGGEVERVLGMVDGALVLVDAAEGPMPQTRFVLRKAIELGLKPIVVINKIDRQDARPEEVVNLTFDLMAELGANDDQLDFPILYAIAREGKAFKDLSSPQEDMHELFEMVLEQIPSPSVDLEAPFQMLVTNLDYSEYLGRIVLGRVQRGTVKKGEFVQLMHKDGTMTKSRVVQPFTHMGLRRIEVDQVGAGDIVALAGIEDAQIGETVADLADPEALPIITVDEPTVSMIFQPNTSPFAGKEGKYVTSRHINDRLKREVMTNVSLKVEEIRPDEFKVSGRGELHLSILLETMRREGYEVQVGAPQVIIREIDGEKHEPLEHLVIDVPEHHASTVIGVLGARKGQMVNMEPQGTRTRVEFKIPSRALFGFRTQFLSMTQGEGIMSHIFDGYAPWAGDLKTRQNGSLVSMEDGVAFAYSIWKLQDRGSFFIDAGQDVYVGMIVGENAREQDMNVNVCKNKKLTNVRSSGADEALTLIPPKRMSLEDALEYIADDELVELTPQSIRLRKKVLNPSFRK
- a CDS encoding methylmalonyl-CoA mutase family protein, with translation MKTKNEWLQSVYEPAAQKFPERKYNFKNLSDMDPEPIYTADDLSGWDAERDLGYPGEFPYTRGVQPSVYRGKLWTMRMFAGFGSAEQTNERFHSLLKAGQTGLSTAFDLPTLMGYDSDHPFSKGEVGKCGVAVSSLADMEILFQGIDPEAVTTSMTINSPANAIWAMYIANAQKQGKDLSKVGGTIQNDILKEFIAQKEFIYPPAPSVKLVIDTFEWGPKVVPRWNFISVSGYHIREAGATGVQELAFTLADGFHYVEKALERGLNIDEFAPRISFFWDIHNDFFEEIAKLRAARRIWARQMRDRYGAKNPKSWMLRTHSQTAGVSLPAQQPLNNIARVAIQALAAVLGGTQSLHTDAFDEALALPTEESAAIALRTQQIIAYETGVAGVVDPLAGSYYVEKLTNDIEAAAMGYIEQIRMMGGVEAGIDNGFFQLEMAEAAYRYQREVETKDRLIVGVNEFVQDAVEVPLQIIDPQVEELQARRLAQVRRERDPQRATAAIEALRDTAVTGANSMPAFLECAHAYVTLGEQMDVLKTVYGEYTEPVLV
- a CDS encoding Cof-type HAD-IIB family hydrolase, translating into MLGLIGVDVDGTLVGTSNVVRDDVWKALEDARARGVRIVLCSGRPALGHALEYARRLDPDGWHVFQNGASVVHAKSGESMSETFPPEALPVLLERARAKSRLLEVYSDTEMAVTQPGDLARRHAALLGVPYDPQSPEELRGTPVRIQWVVPREQEEQVVADPHEGLDLHPAGSPGMPDVMFISVTRAGISKGSAIRRIAAEYGVPLVRAMMVGDGENDVSAMRVVGHPVAMGNADAPARQAARHTVGHVDEGGLREAVELALTL